TTGACCTTATAGGATGGCTGGATCTTTGTATCTCTTGAAAATGGCTTCAATGTCTGCCATTATTTCAGATGGCAAAGGCCTCTCAACTGTCAGAAAAGCATCAATGTCTTCTTTTAATTGCTCAACAGAGGTTGCGCCAATGATTGAACTTGTCATGAACGGCTGATCTCTTGCAAATGCAAGAGCAAGTTGAACGAGGGTCAACCCGTATTTCTTCGCAACCTCAACATATTTTATGGTTGCTTCCTGAGAATGAGATATAAGGATGGTTACTGTAATGCCACTTTGGTCTGTCAAAAGCAGAGCACAAGATGTGCCCCACTTGATAGACCATGATTTCTTAATGTGTAGCCggataaagagaaaaatagagtTCGATGCAAAAAATTAAACAACAGAGAAGAAACAATCTGAGGAATATCATCCTAATTAAGCCCCCTCTCTTTCCCTATTTCAAATCCATCTGCTTTTGAAGTTTTCAGCATGAGGAGCTAACCAGAGAGTACTGATACAATTGAATAATATCCAGTTCTTCAACATACCTTGGCATAAGATCTGTAATATCTCTCCATGTAACCAGGGAATAGGTTCAACCTCCCTTTCTTTGCAGCTTCAGAATTCATATCTAAATACTTCCCACTTAGGGATCCACCACCCAGTGGAGAATAAGCAAGTAACCCTATATTGCAGTTCTTTGGGTGGCAAACTTCCACAAGATCAACTGCAATGAATTAAACGAGACATGTCATTACTGACTGTCCTTCCAACCAAATTACAGATGTGCTGCAATAAGCGTTTGTAAAGAGAGTATGGATGCATCTTTTCAGCTTTGGCAAATGACAAGAAAGAGTAGCCATGCCTTCTTTCAACATAAAGTAACATCCCCCTGCACATTTATTATCTGTTCATCCATTCACTTCACCCATCAAACATATCTAATGGGAAAGTTCCACAATCAGAAACAAGATAGCCATCCATCCCACTGCAACATGTAGAGCAGCAGCAGAACTTGAGAAGACGGAAATTTGCATATATTTAGTTTTCCAAAGCACAAAATTGTTATCCACCATCTTTGAAATATCTGTTTCCCTACAATATCCTAGATGCAAATGTTCATGAGACAGCATTGTTCTTCACTTTCCAAGGAACAATGTTAGAAGGTGGATTTACCTTCAAAGCGGCATCTGACAAGTAAACTGTAGCTATTTTGTATGCTTACAATCTTTGGTAATCCCTCAACTTTAGCTGCATGAACAAACTCCATCACTCCATAGGAAGTCTCATTTGAAACGCCAATGTAACGAACCTGATCAAGTTCAACTTCCCCAGTTAAGTTGAGAGTACACTTTGGTTTCtgttgcttttcttcttccaaataAGGAATTTGAGTTGACAGTGTGACTCTAAACATGCAGAAACAGCCATAACAAGTGTGTCTCGTGTCATAGGCAATTCCTTCAGTGAACTCTATGGCCAGTACATTGTGTACCTAGTCCTATAtccaaatgaattatttgttgCTCAAACAGCAATGACAAGTGTAGATCTCTTATGCTGTGATCCCTTAAGAAAAGAGTTTTAGAATTCTCATGCACTGATCAGGTTACACCATTCAGAAATGGCAGAACATATGATATCGAcagaaatttagtttttttttttgttatcccAAAGGAGGAGCATTCTCTTCCGGGCTTAAGGTAAATTACCATctttcaaattcatcaaatcGTTGCAGTAAGGAAAATAGGTTGCCTGAGACGCTACAATTAATTTAGAGGAAATTATAAGTCTACCTTCCCTTCGTCAATAAGCTCTTGAAAAGCCTTCAACTGCTCCACAAAAGGTACACTAGGCCTCCATTTAGAGAAATCATAGTTATATTCGCCAAACAATGGAACATAGCGATCTGGCCTGTCATCAATTTCTGGTCAGAGAAGAACAACAAACAAGAATCTTgagaaataaagaagtaaaaacTTCTACAGAGCCCCTGGAGAAATCAAAAGAAGTTAGGAGCAATTCTGTCTAATTTTACCACTTTGAACGGTGAAACATTAAActtcaatcattttttcattaataCCATGTACCTTTCGAAAGATTTCAGGGTACATAAGATGCAAGCCATTAATAAGAGCATTGCGCGGTTTTTGAGGAATGTCTCACAGCTACAgtaatcacaaatttatcatcaaAGCATTCCAAAACTGGAAACCAAGCCTCTTTTCCTAGTTTCTCTGATGATTACAATTCTCAAATAGCATCCACTAACCTATTATTATGCTAATAGAAAGAGAGACAATTTTGGTAAATCAAGCGTGCAGAGTAGCGAAACGAGAACTGTATCATGATTAGATAAATCGAGCAAAATACTATAAAATACACATCTAATGTGGAGGTCTGTCCAGCTAATATAAAAATacacatttaaataaataaaagtaagtGCTCCAGAACCAGTCCAGATAAACTAAAATGTGCCGGTCCGTTCATGCTAACGTACCACAGATTCATGCGAGAAAAATGGTGATGTGCACGCTCAGAGATCAGGGGAAGGTTACTAAAGTGCATCATACTCTTCCAGTTCCCATTGTTTACACAAAAGCAGAAAATGGATCATGTTCTTCATAAGAAACAGGCAGATAAAGAACccaaatctcaaattgattttgcagatgcagaaaaagaaaagagatctacaagaaaagaataaagttTTACGCTGAAACATGTTTCACTTCACACCTAATGCATTCTATTACAAGCACCTGGTCTCAGAGTAATTGAGTATAGTCACACAAGAAACTGAAAAAGGGAGGGTGAATGCATAAATCAagtttgccaaaaaagaaagatagaaaggAAGTGAAAAGCACAAACCAAGATATATCCAATCCACTCACACGAAATGGCATTCAGGAGAGTGAAAGGCACAAATCAAGATATATCCAATTCACTCACATGAAATGTCATTCACAAATTAAACAATTCATTTCATTCTTCCATTGATTGCTGTCATGTCTCACATAAGATTGGCAAGCATACCAATGGATTTGCAGCAAATCAATGTAGTCGGTGTTGAGGCGCTTAAGGCTCTTTTCAACACTTTCTTTGATATTTGCAGCATCAACCCGTAAAACCTTTGCATCCTCACGGATATAACTTGATCGCTCGGAATAGCCACATACTTTTGTTGCCAAAATGACCTAAAATGTAAGAATGATAAAGATATCCATAATTAGAGACATTAATATCTATATAAGTTTTCTTCAGTTGGTGATTTCATTCTTGTTAAAAACTGAAACAAGTTCACTTAGTGGTGTAATGACCAAAGTGTGGATGACACAGTGTGCATCAATAATTATTGGCATGTTCAAAAATGCTTACTACAATTCCTGAGAGTCATTGCCAGGTTAATTGAAAGGGTATTCAATCGAAAGCACAAAATGGTAGCATCCTATATGTATGAGAAACATACTGCCTGGTCCCATATTCTTTCGCATCAAAATGCAGAAGAAGAACATATAGCCCCTCAATCATATCTAACAACAAATTAAAGCTTTAGAATCCAAAATTGCTGGGAGGGAGTACACCTGGGCCTTACACACATATACTCAAACTTAATAGCTTAATTTTTTGAGTGGTAATTCCCTCGGCATGGCATTAAAACCCAATCAAACCTCATTTTTTACATGTCCTAGCACCATGCTTGTTACAACACAAGTAAGATATTGTTGTTAACTGTTGTCCTACCAGTTTAAACTCAATGCACAAGCATGCGTGGCCATACATTCACATATATACTCAGCAGAATAGGTAAAGTTTTTTTTCCTGGAATTCTTTTAACACTCAATAAATACTTAAATTCTGAAATAGCAACTCCAAAACCTTTTTTCGCCACAATGATGGCCCGTATAGTTTACCCAGGAAAATGTAAGAACATCCTTCACCAATGCTGAAAGACTAGACACTCTAGATTGCACAATACCATTGAATATGTCATCGACATTCTGCCTTTCAGGTTCTGTACTAAACAGTGGCCATGCCTTACAGGCTCTTCTCACATAGAGAACCACTGTAATGCCAAATTGCTGACAATAAACCTACAAAACGAGTCACTCTATATGTCATGAAGTTTAACTCTCAGGATCTGGATATAAGTTGAATAGCTAAGCTCTTGTGGAACTGGTAGCAGGGAACATGTTCCTCTTCCTTTAATCTAATAGAGTAGCTTCTTCTTATACTTACTGATTACATACAAATCAACCCTCTTTAATCCTTATAGTAATGTCAGCTTGCAAAACCTAAATCTAACCAAACAAAGAATGAGATGACACAGTGTTTTAAAGTAGAGATCCAAAACATAAGACAAAGTAAAAGTTATACTAAGCTTTAAATTTTCCAACTCATATTAAGTGTACCGATACAGTGCCATTACGTGCCAAATCTAAGAGTATTGAAAATAGAAACTTCTGTTGTTTTCTAGTGCTTTTAAATGAGTGTGGCAGAGATGAAAATACTTCACCAGATATGCAGGCACACAGGAAAAAGGCAAGATAGAATTAGGTAGGCGTTGCTTGATCGAGGAGAAGATGAGAGAAGGATGGTTGAGATGGTTTGACCATGttttttttataggtaaaagaaaAGACTACCATAGCCATAGGGCGCCAAGGGGGTGCAAACCCATATACAAAAAAGCTCAGGAGAAAAAAAGCTCAGTTAcctgacaaatcatcaaaaatgtAAATTAGAGCATTTACATCCACACATAACTTCCAACTACACCGAAAGTTCGACGACTTTCAACCAACTTTCAATAATCACAGTAATGGGCGTCT
This region of Eucalyptus grandis isolate ANBG69807.140 chromosome 8, ASM1654582v1, whole genome shotgun sequence genomic DNA includes:
- the LOC104414485 gene encoding protein tas; translation: MASPIALAPASLFSAAAAAAARRPRRPDLAAFPRPPSYRARRPPRGSQFEPRAAAKLAEKTALEYRKLGDSDLVVSEITLGTMTFGEQNTEKEAHDMLSYAWDHGINILDTAEAYPIPMRKETQGNTDLYIGSWLKSQPRDKVILATKVCGYSERSSYIREDAKVLRVDAANIKESVEKSLKRLNTDYIDLLQIHWPDRYVPLFGEYNYDFSKWRPSVPFVEQLKAFQELIDEGKVRYIGVSNETSYGVMEFVHAAKVEGLPKIVSIQNSYSLLVRCRFEVDLVEVCHPKNCNIGLLAYSPLGGGSLSGKYLDMNSEAAKKGRLNLFPGYMERYYRSYAKEATIKYVEVAKKYGLTLVQLALAFARDQPFMTSSIIGATSVEQLKEDIDAFLTVERPLPSEIMADIEAIFKRYKDPAIL